The Sphingobacteriales bacterium nucleotide sequence CTTGTTTATTGCTATTGGTTTTGCATTGGTATAGTACTAAAGATAACGTGAACAATACTATAGTTAATGCAATGTACTTTTTCATCTTTATTTTATTTTGAGTTGCTTCCTAATATTCCACTAATTGCACAATCGAATTTGGAAATATCATTATCATAAGTTTTAATTAAATCTGTTACACCTTCAGCTTTCCAAGCATTCAGGTTCATGAATTTGATATCACCATTATCTTTGATACATATTTTTTTATCTGCTGGTAGGTTGCCTTTTGCATCACGTACTCTTTTATCTGACGAGCCATCATACACAATATCTACTGGAGATTTTGCTGTAGCTACCATTAGTTTTCCTAAATCAGATTTTAAATCTGGAATAAGTGTTCCTTTGCGTGTAATATTGTTATTATGTATACTAATAGAGTAACAATATGGTCCATAAGTTGTGTCATTCAATTCTTTGCCTGTCATAAAATAACTTACAATTGCAATACCTACTGTTTTATTATCTGTGATAATATTGTCATAAACATCTACACTGTCTGTAGCCATGATTATCATTCCGCTTCCTGATGGAATGCTTGAAACAATCATGCCTGGTTTTCCAAAATTCTTGAAATTGTTATTGATGCATTTGTTGTTAAATACTCTTGCATTTCTTCCATGAGCTTGAAATAACTTTGGCAAATCGAAAATTAAAATTCCACCTGCGTTATTCTCTGATAAATTATCATAAACATCTGAATTGATGCAATTTTCTATTTCAATTCCTGCCACGTTGTGATGTGCGTAACAGTTTCTTACAATTACATTTTTTGATTGACCAACATAAACACCAGCATCTGCACAATAAGATACTTCGCATTTTTCTAAAAGTACATTTTCGCATTCAACTGGATAATAGCCATAATTTCCATTTGCTG carries:
- a CDS encoding right-handed parallel beta-helix repeat-containing protein is translated as MKVVQKFSLLLLTIVMLASCKSGKKDADTSGFKVDEAFQKKLQEEFILVEDGGTIEIPAGKYLFTKSISLEGKNNITIKGAGIDKTILSFFGQTEGAEGINVTNCKGITIEGFSIQDAKGDNLKLKGCSDVVIRNMNSTWTTGADTANGNYGYYPVECENVLLEKCEVSYCADAGVYVGQSKNVIVRNCYAHHNVAGIEIENCINSDVYDNLSENNAGGILIFDLPKLFQAHGRNARVFNNKCINNNFKNFGKPGMIVSSIPSGSGMIIMATDSVDVYDNIITDNKTVGIAIVSYFMTGKELNDTTYGPYCYSISIHNNNITRKGTLIPDLKSDLGKLMVATAKSPVDIVYDGSSDKRVRDAKGNLPADKKICIKDNGDIKFMNLNAWKAEGVTDLIKTYDNDISKFDCAISGILGSNSK